AAGTCTTTTGAAGATCTAAAATATGTATTTCATTTCTCTCAGAAAAAATAAATCTTTTCATTCTAGGATCAAGTCTTTTTACCTGGTGGCCAAAATGCACTCCAGCCTCCAACAAGCTCTTCATCGTAATAACTGCCAAATCAACCTCCTACTATCCTTCTCTTTTACTCACTATGATAACACATAGCGGAAATTATAATCTCTTTTATGAATATAATAAAACAATCAAATTAATAAGTCCACTACATTAAAAATAAACACTATAATAAAATTATTAAAAAATAATATCAATAAAATAAAACATATTAACAAAAGAACATTAAAAGTTAAATTAATCCCTAAACTTTTTTAAAAAATCGTTCTTTTACAAATCGTTCTTATTTCTCTCTGAGAATTTAATCAACCCTATTAGAATAACTGAACCTAAAATAGGAAATAAATAAAGAATAAGATCTATTTGCCTTTCATAATAATCAGAATAGAAAAAAGGAATGAAAAATAAAAATACAATGCCACCTAAAAAACTTATTAAATAAACTACTAAAAACTTGAAATTCAATATATTTAAAAATATAACAAAAAAGCTTACTAAAAAAGAAATAATAATGTTTGTTAAAATCAAATGAGAAAAAAATACTATCATGTTCCTTCTCCCTTAAAACCAACTAGTTAGATAAACTAAATCCTGATAAATCTCCAAGATTAATAAGAACACTATATGCATCATCAACAATGCTACCCACACCCATAACAAAAATTGCCAAATTATATTTAGGAGCAATCTCTTTTGTAAAAAAATCGTCATTTATATGCTTAAGATCAATTGGCCTTTTCTCTTTGTCTAACAAATTAGACTTTTTAATAGATTTCGAAAAGCCTATATATTCCCCCTTATTAATGTAAGACCTATATATGTTTTTCCTCTCAAAAATAATTGGCGACGAAGAAGAATTTCCATTTCTCACAATAATGAAAGCCTCACCGGGGACATCTTTTCTCAATTCTCCAAAATTTATTTCAAAATATAAAGGCAATTTGCTATCAACCCATTCTTTTTTTAATTTAAAAATAGGTTTGCCTGAATAAGTAGTAGGACTCAAATTTATTTTATAAAATCCCCTATTATTAAATTCATTAACATTATCAAAAACTCCCTTTAGGGCTTCAAAATCTTTTTCAACGCTTTTCTGAAAGCTACTTATATGATAATTAGCGCCTTCTGGATAAAACTTGTAATATATATCAAAACCTCTTAATTTTTCAGCGGCCTGATTAGAAAAATAACCTGCTGGCAAAAAAAAGGCCACAGAATCTCTTGAAATTCGATTATCAATCTTTTCTGGCGAAGGAAGTATCAAAATATTGTCAAGGCCACATCCCAAAATAACTAAACAAAATGAAAAATATAAGATAAAAAAAATTATAAAATCTCCCTCAAAAATACAAATTAATTTTGCTTAAGTTCTAAAATTTTGTTATTTGCTATATTTACATATAAATTATTTTCATAAGGAAACTTAACAATCTCTTCATATACTTTTATAGCAAGGTTCTTATCCTTTTCTTCAATCAATATTGCTTTACTCAAAAGAGCTCTTACCTTTAAAAACCCTAAACTAGTGCTTTTAATAAACTCCTCATAAACTAATAAAGCGTCTTCTTTTAATCCCATTTTTTCATAAACTGCAGCTTTACTTAGAAAAGCAATTTCACTTTCAATGCCTTTTGCCTTAATAACAACATCCAAATCCTTAATAGCCTCATCATACTGTGCTTGACTTTGCAAATAAACAGCTCTAGCTAAATAAAACCTTGAAATAAAGTAAGATGAAATTTCTTTTTCCTTTAAAACAAGTTCCTTGATCCTAAGAGATATTTTTTCTCTCTCTTTAGCATCATTTTCTTTTAAATAATCATTTAAATCCTTTTCAAGATTTTCTACTATTTCTCCACCAGTCTTTACATAATCTTTGCCTAAAGAACTATAAAAAACAATAATAATAGATACAAACACAAAAACAATAACAATAAATAAAACCAAAAGATTATTCCTAGTCATCATTCATTCCTCTTAAGTAAATTTTCAAATGGCTTATAAGATTCCTCATCATTGCCGTTAAATAAATAAGAAGAAATTTCTTCTCTTGATCTTTGATTTTCATATTCCCTATAAGAGAGCAGCACTGATTTGTCTTTAGAATCAATACTTGTTATTACCACTTTAAGCTTATCCCCAATGTTTAGTTTCTCAAAAGTTTCTAAACTAGATTCTTTTGTATCTCCAAGTTGAATTTTACTAATAAATCCCATGATTTTATTATAAACTCTTACTTAAAAGCCTTTTGACTTTTTCTCTACAATCTCAACTTCAATAGTATCACCTTTTTTATAGCTTTTAGAAAAATCTTCCCAAGGGCTCTCTTCTAGCTGCTTAATCCCCAATCTAACATTTCTCTTTCGTTTGTCAACTTCAAGCACTTTGCCATTTACTACATCGCCTATCTTAAAATATTCTTCAGGATCAATCTCTTCAAGCCAAGAAATATCAAACTTGCTTACATAAGCATCTATCCCTTCTTCAATATTTACAAAAGCGCCTGTTTTTGTAATGTTGGTAACAACTCCTTGAATAACCCTTCCAATAGGATATTTCTCAGTTAATCTCTCCCAAGGATTCTCATTAATCTGCTTAATACCAAGCGATATTTTTTGATTTTCTTTGTCTATTTCTAAAATTTTAACTTCCACTATCTGACCAAGTTTTATTAACTCTTGAGGACTCTTTATTACTCTTATCCAAGAAAAATTGCTTATATGCAAAAACCCCGACAATTCGCTGTCAAGCTCAATAACAGCTCCAAAAGGTAAAATTTTTACAACTTTCCCTTTTACAATGCTATCAATTTTATATTTAATATCTACAGAATCCCAAGGATTTACTTTTAACGCCTTAAGGGATAATTCCATTTTGCCTGTTTGTGGATTTATCTTAATAATTTTCAACTTTAACTTATCACCAACTCTAACAAAATCTTCAATATTTCCAACTTGATTAAAGGCAATATTTCTCTTATGCAAAATTCCTGTAACAAAATTTTTAATTTTTACAATTGCACCATATTCTGTAATGCGGTCAACTACACCATCAACAACATCTTCTTCACTATAAGAAGTTACTAGCGCTATTCTTTTAGCAAGTTCCCTTTCTCTTTCTAAAGTACGCCTATCAAGAATAAGCTTTAAACCATCCGACTCGCTTGCCTCAAGGATATAAAACTCCACAATAGAACCTCTTTTTAATTTCTCATCCTTAGATTTAGAGCTTAAATAAAAAGGCATAAAACCAGAAACATTCTCATTAATTTGAATCTTATAACCATTTGAAAGCTCAACTAATACTTTACCTTTAATTATTTTTTTATTTTGAATATATTCATTTACTTTATCTTGAAAATTTAAAGAATCAAGCTTTTCAACACTTAAAATCAAACCCAATTCTCCGCCTATTCTTACAACAATTGCTTCAAGTTTATCACCAATTTTGGGAACATTTTCAAATTCTTCAATCTTGACAAAACCTTCCGATTTATAACCAATATCTACTAGAACGTAATCTTTCATAATGTTAACAATCGTTCCAGAAACACGACTTCCAAGCTCTACTCTTTCAAGTACTTTCAAATAATTTTCTTGTAAATCTTTTTGATTTTCCATTCTCACCTCTCTCTTACTTTTTTCAAATTAAACTTTTCTATTATAATATTACATACATCGTCTAATCCTTTGTGGCTTGTATCGAGGTAAAAAACCCCTTTTGATAACTTTAACTTACCATATTGTTTTCTCTTATCAACGTCATCTCTTATTTTAAGAGTGCGCTCTAATTCTTCTAAAGTCTCATTTCCATTTCTTTGCTTATATCGCCTCAAAGCTCTAACTTTAACAGAAGCGTCAAGATATATTTTGAATTCAGATTCTGGAAAAACAATAGTAGTAATATCTCTACCTTCTATTATATAATTATCATAACTAAATTTAACAACCTCTCTTAATTTTTTATTTACAATGTTTCTT
The nucleotide sequence above comes from Borrelia maritima. Encoded proteins:
- a CDS encoding tetratricopeptide repeat protein — its product is MTRNNLLVLFIVIVFVFVSIIIVFYSSLGKDYVKTGGEIVENLEKDLNDYLKENDAKEREKISLRIKELVLKEKEISSYFISRFYLARAVYLQSQAQYDEAIKDLDVVIKAKGIESEIAFLSKAAVYEKMGLKEDALLVYEEFIKSTSLGFLKVRALLSKAILIEEKDKNLAIKVYEEIVKFPYENNLYVNIANNKILELKQN
- the cmk gene encoding (d)CMP kinase — its product is MIIAIDGPSASGKSSIARVLGVKLGYKFISSGYLYRIITLIAQRSLMSSYDFVSENRLLNLILENDISFNDSSFLLNGENVESQILNDKIDFQVSFYSSYIGIRNIVNKKLREVVKFSYDNYIIEGRDITTIVFPESEFKIYLDASVKVRALRRYKQRNGNETLEELERTLKIRDDVDKRKQYGKLKLSKGVFYLDTSHKGLDDVCNIIIEKFNLKKVRER